The following are encoded together in the Thunnus thynnus chromosome 15, fThuThy2.1, whole genome shotgun sequence genome:
- the pex11b gene encoding peroxisomal membrane protein 11B has translation MDSWVRFNAQSQAKERIIRAAQYACTLLGYTLQKGGAAGELRKTVSQLEAHMSLTRKLLRLGNSVEALEAAKRAIHLSDSVLKLCLTISHLNRAMYFACDNVLWAGKTGLISKLDQHKWSQRSFRYYLFALILNLTRDVYELHLLMECEARYRATKSPPSPYPSTTQPSDDLSSSSSPAAPAAVALPMMSAWLRRQLHLLVTVLYSNPPLLLDLLKNSCDIFIPLDRLGIYPTGTGFVGACGLASSVLSILTMVHPWLKLKP, from the exons ATGGACTCTTGGGTTCGCTTTAACGCCCAGAGCCAAGCAAAGGAGAGAATTATTAG GGCTGCCCAGTATGCCTGCACTCTGCTGGGCTACACGCTGCAGAAAGGAGGGGCAGCAGGTGAACTTCGCAAAACTGTCAGTCAGCTGGAAGCACATATGAGCCTGACAAGAAAGT TGCTGCGTTTGGGAAACTCTGTGGAGGCGCTGGAGGCAGCGAAGAGGGCCATACACCTCTCTGACAGTGTGCTGAAGCTCTGCCTCACCATCAGCCACCTCAACAGAGCCATGTACTTTGCCTGTGATAATGTCCTGTGGGCTGGAAAAACAGGCCTCATCTCCAAACTGGACCAGCACAAGTGGAGTCAGAGATCTTTCAG GTACTACCTCTTTGCTCTGATCCTCAACCTGACCCGAGACGTGTACGAGCTCCATCTCCTCATGGAGTGTGAAGCACGTTACAGAGCCACCAAATCACCACCCTCACCCTACCCCAGCACCACCCAGCCCTCTGACgatctgtcctcctcctcctcacccgcCGCTCCGGCCGCCGTCGCTCTGCCCATGATGTCAGCGTGGCTGCGCAGACAGCTGCACCTGCTGGTGACGGTGCTGTACAGTAACCCACCGCTGCTGTTGGACCTGCTGAAGAACAGTTGTGATATCTTCATCCCGCTGGATCGGCTGGGGATTTACCCCACGGGGACAGGCTTTGTCGGGGCGTGTGGCCTGgcctcctctgtcctctccaTCCTCACCATGGTACACCCCTGGCTCAAACTCAAgccatga